From the Leptolyngbya sp. O-77 genome, one window contains:
- a CDS encoding transferase, producing the protein MQRSPLSSVETTPGLTNGDVVIEPGAAIAPGVLLQANPGSRITIRAGVSVAAGAILHAHGGPLTIEAGVTIGSRVLIIGAGHIGATACIGAEATILNPAIAPGEIVPPKALLGDTSRRVDLDTPLASAIPDSSGAIPSPPLPAQPSTSGAGLGPNALSDRRSVGGLSTTAPISLSTPPVYGREALQQLLATMFPYRQAETDGASPPDTG; encoded by the coding sequence ATGCAGAGGTCACCGCTATCGTCAGTTGAGACCACCCCAGGGTTGACGAATGGCGATGTGGTGATTGAGCCAGGGGCGGCGATCGCCCCTGGGGTTTTGCTCCAGGCTAACCCTGGCAGTCGGATTACGATTCGGGCAGGGGTTAGCGTTGCGGCGGGGGCTATCTTGCACGCCCACGGCGGCCCGCTGACGATCGAGGCAGGCGTGACGATCGGTTCGCGGGTACTAATCATTGGTGCAGGGCATATCGGCGCGACGGCTTGCATCGGGGCCGAAGCGACAATTCTAAATCCAGCGATCGCCCCTGGTGAAATTGTGCCGCCCAAGGCGCTACTGGGAGACACGAGCCGCCGAGTTGACCTGGATACCCCACTTGCCTCTGCCATACCAGACTCTAGCGGTGCGATTCCATCCCCGCCGTTGCCTGCTCAACCTTCCACGTCTGGCGCTGGGCTTGGGCCCAATGCGTTGAGTGACCGACGCTCTGTGGGCGGACTCTCGACCACTGCGCCGATTAGTCTGTCCACACCCCCAGTCTACGGACGGGAGGCACTTCAGCAGCTTCTAGCAACCATGTTTCCCTATCGGCAGGCGGAGACAGATGGCGCTTCGCCGCCTGATACTGGCTGA
- a CDS encoding ribulose bisphosphate carboxylase small subunit, whose product MLNTQLTPEVVEQVRHLLAQGYRIGTEHADTRRFQTSSWHSCAPIQSSREADVLAALQACLTEHSGEYVRLFGIDTHSKRRVGELIVQRPGDRTNGNGASTSAASYSSQSYASHSYSKPAASYGGSGVSSSGLSPEVVEHVRGLLSRGLQIGTEHADKRRFQTSSWHTCAPILATRDSEAISALQACLAEHSGEYVRLFGIDPKLKQRVGELIVQRPGNGQNGSAPAPSYSSSGSSYQQPAASSFNAGHSSAASSQRLSPEVVDQVRHLLSQGYKVAVEHADKRRFQTSSWESCSPIESGRESDVLAALERCLGDNQGQYVRVYGVDTQSKRRVAETIIQRP is encoded by the coding sequence ATGCTGAATACTCAATTAACTCCAGAAGTTGTCGAACAGGTGCGCCATTTGCTAGCCCAGGGCTATCGAATTGGCACCGAACATGCGGATACTCGCCGATTCCAAACCAGTTCCTGGCATAGCTGTGCGCCCATCCAGTCTTCCCGCGAGGCAGATGTGCTGGCGGCGTTACAAGCCTGCCTGACTGAACATAGCGGCGAATACGTGCGGCTGTTTGGCATCGATACCCACTCCAAGCGGCGTGTTGGGGAACTGATCGTGCAGCGGCCAGGCGATCGCACCAACGGAAACGGCGCATCAACCAGTGCTGCCAGCTATTCTAGCCAGAGCTACGCTAGCCACAGCTACAGCAAGCCTGCTGCCTCCTATGGAGGGAGCGGTGTCAGTTCGTCTGGTCTATCGCCCGAAGTGGTAGAACACGTTCGCGGGCTGCTGTCTCGCGGGCTGCAAATCGGCACAGAACACGCCGACAAACGCCGCTTTCAAACGAGTTCCTGGCATACCTGCGCTCCCATCCTAGCAACCCGCGACTCTGAAGCGATTTCGGCACTGCAAGCCTGTCTGGCAGAGCATTCGGGTGAGTATGTCCGGCTATTTGGCATTGATCCCAAGCTAAAGCAGCGGGTTGGAGAACTGATCGTGCAGCGTCCTGGCAATGGGCAAAACGGCAGCGCTCCTGCCCCCAGCTACAGCAGCAGTGGCTCATCATATCAGCAGCCCGCCGCCAGCAGCTTCAACGCAGGCCATAGCTCTGCTGCTTCGAGCCAGCGCCTCAGCCCCGAAGTCGTCGATCAGGTTCGCCACCTGCTGTCTCAGGGCTACAAAGTTGCCGTAGAACATGCCGACAAACGTCGTTTCCAGACTAGCTCTTGGGAAAGCTGCTCGCCGATCGAGTCTGGTCGTGAATCGGATGTGCTGGCAGCTTTGGAGCGCTGCTTGGGAGATAACCAGGGGCAGTATGTCCGGGTTTATGGAGTCGATACTCAGTCCAAGCGACGGGTTGCGGAGACGATTATTCAGCGTCCATAG
- a CDS encoding EutN/CcmL family microcompartment protein — MQIAKVCGTVVSTQKEPSLQGVKFLLLQFVDVEGNLLADYEVAADSVGAGLDEWVLVSRGSAARQTPGGESRPLDALVIGIIDTVSVENLMLYRKRDQDR, encoded by the coding sequence ATGCAGATTGCCAAGGTTTGCGGTACGGTCGTTAGCACTCAAAAAGAGCCTAGCTTGCAGGGGGTCAAGTTTCTGCTGTTGCAGTTTGTCGATGTGGAGGGAAACCTCTTGGCAGACTATGAAGTGGCGGCAGACAGCGTAGGGGCTGGGCTAGATGAATGGGTCTTGGTTAGTCGAGGCAGTGCTGCGCGTCAGACCCCTGGCGGAGAGTCTCGTCCCCTAGATGCCCTAGTGATTGGCATCATTGATACCGTAAGCGTGGAAAATCTCATGCTTTATCGCAAGCGGGATCAAGATCGATGA
- a CDS encoding carbon dioxide-concentrating mechanism protein CcmK, translated as MAIAVGMVETLGFPAVVEAADAMVKAARVTLVGYEKIGSGRVTVIVRGDVSEVQASVAAGIENVKRVNGGQVLSTHIIARPHENLEYVLPIRYTEAVEAFRESVSGIRPVNRP; from the coding sequence ATGGCAATTGCAGTTGGAATGGTAGAAACTCTGGGCTTTCCTGCCGTGGTCGAAGCGGCGGACGCGATGGTGAAAGCAGCACGGGTGACGCTGGTTGGCTATGAGAAAATCGGCAGTGGGCGGGTGACCGTGATTGTCCGGGGCGACGTGTCCGAAGTGCAAGCTTCCGTGGCGGCTGGGATTGAAAACGTGAAGCGAGTCAACGGCGGACAAGTGCTCTCCACTCACATTATTGCTCGTCCTCATGAAAACCTGGAGTACGTGCTGCCGATTCGCTATACCGAAGCCGTTGAAGCCTTCCGGGAAAGCGTCAGCGGGATTCGCCCCGTCAACCGTCCGTAA
- a CDS encoding IS5 family transposase, translating to MEQFKTYSSDLTDEEWQIIEPLLPEDKPVGRLREVDLRKVLDAIFYRVDNGVKWRNLPADFPAWQTVYGYFRLWVRLGVWERINSTLVRSVRESEGREAEPSLGILDSQSVRLGEKGGSKSGLMASKR from the coding sequence ATGGAACAGTTCAAAACTTACAGCAGTGATTTGACGGATGAGGAATGGCAAATAATCGAACCTTTACTGCCTGAGGATAAACCGGTTGGGCGACTGCGGGAGGTTGATTTACGGAAAGTCCTTGATGCCATTTTTTACCGGGTAGACAATGGAGTGAAATGGCGCAATCTCCCAGCAGACTTTCCAGCGTGGCAGACCGTGTATGGGTATTTTCGTCTTTGGGTGCGTTTGGGAGTATGGGAAAGGATTAACAGCACCTTGGTGAGAAGCGTCCGAGAATCGGAGGGACGCGAAGCCGAACCCAGTTTAGGGATTCTAGATAGCCAGTCGGTGAGACTGGGGGAAAAAGGGGGGAGCAAATCGGGGTTGATGGCTTCAAAAAGATAA
- a CDS encoding transposase, with protein MKGRKRTALVDVLGLILKCHVGAANQAEVKAAPWVLFEVLETHQRMAKILADQGYQGDLEEDIEAVYGVEFEVVEHKGKGFSVQAKRWIVERTWAWLENNRGLVRDYERLPENHEGMVYAAMIRLMLRRLGNNRRTRKTKEA; from the coding sequence ATAAAAGGGCGGAAGCGGACGGCCCTTGTCGACGTTTTAGGACTGATACTCAAATGCCATGTGGGAGCGGCCAATCAAGCCGAAGTCAAAGCGGCCCCTTGGGTTTTATTTGAGGTTTTAGAGACGCACCAACGGATGGCTAAAATTCTTGCTGACCAGGGTTACCAGGGGGATTTGGAGGAGGATATAGAAGCAGTGTATGGGGTCGAGTTTGAGGTGGTGGAGCATAAGGGAAAAGGATTTTCGGTGCAAGCGAAGCGATGGATTGTGGAACGGACCTGGGCTTGGCTAGAGAACAATCGGGGATTAGTGCGAGACTATGAACGATTGCCTGAGAATCATGAGGGCATGGTTTATGCCGCGATGATTCGGTTGATGCTGCGACGATTAGGAAATAACCGCAGGACAAGAAAAACGAAGGAAGCTTAA
- a CDS encoding NAD(P)H-quinone oxidoreductase subunit F encodes MVQFLIETSWWVPGYGLIGALLTLPWSVGVVRRTGPRPAAYFNILMTLLALVHCGLLLWVVWDMPPQYEPLPWLSVLDLDITLSLELSRISVGAALIITVLSLIAQVFALGYLEKDWALARFYALMGFFEGAMSGLVLSNSLFLSYALLEMLTLSTYLLVGFWYAQPLVVTAARDAFLTKRVGDVLLLMGVVAVGLLAGDLDFPYLEAWAETANLSPLVANLVGLALIAGPVGKCAQFPLNLWLDEAMEGPNPASILRNSVVVACGAYVLIRMQPIVALSPVALTTLMVLGTVTAVGASLVAIAQIDIKRALSHTTSAYLGLVFLAVGLQQHDTALLLLFTHGIAKALLFMCTGSVILTTSTQDLREMGALGSRMPATASAFVIGALGSVGLVPLGCFWAMYQWALPVWRSSPGLLAVLLIVNGLTAFGLTRVFGLVFCGEVKPKTRRAPEAPWPIAVPMVSVAIATLLVPVMLHNWGLLPDWRDLNLAIAGALFASSITGCGLGVFFYIGSRPLPQPGGLGWKSLQDFLAHDFRIEQLYKLTVVFAVSQGSRLTAWFDRYVVDGMVNLLGVASLIGGESLKYTVSGRARHYLLTVFVGVILGIAWLGWMF; translated from the coding sequence ATGGTTCAGTTTTTAATTGAAACCAGTTGGTGGGTTCCAGGCTATGGATTGATTGGAGCGCTGTTGACGTTGCCTTGGTCTGTAGGGGTGGTGCGGCGAACGGGGCCCCGGCCAGCGGCCTATTTCAATATTTTGATGACACTGCTGGCCCTGGTTCACTGTGGGCTGCTGCTGTGGGTAGTCTGGGATATGCCACCCCAGTATGAGCCGCTACCCTGGCTGTCGGTGCTAGACTTGGACATTACCCTATCGCTAGAGCTATCCCGAATCAGCGTTGGCGCAGCACTGATTATTACGGTCTTGAGCCTGATTGCCCAGGTGTTTGCCTTGGGATACCTAGAGAAAGACTGGGCGCTGGCCCGGTTCTACGCGCTGATGGGCTTTTTTGAAGGAGCCATGAGCGGACTGGTGCTGAGCAACTCGCTGTTCCTCAGCTATGCCCTGCTGGAGATGCTGACGCTTTCGACCTATCTGCTGGTGGGATTTTGGTATGCCCAACCGCTAGTGGTCACGGCGGCTCGCGATGCTTTCTTGACCAAGCGCGTAGGCGATGTGCTGCTGCTAATGGGCGTGGTTGCGGTGGGTCTACTGGCAGGCGATTTAGACTTTCCCTATCTGGAGGCCTGGGCTGAAACGGCGAATTTGTCGCCGCTGGTGGCAAATCTGGTGGGTCTGGCCCTGATTGCGGGCCCGGTCGGCAAGTGTGCCCAGTTTCCTTTGAACCTTTGGTTGGATGAGGCAATGGAAGGGCCAAACCCGGCCTCGATCCTGCGGAACTCGGTGGTGGTGGCCTGCGGAGCCTATGTGCTGATTCGGATGCAGCCGATCGTGGCGCTGTCGCCTGTGGCGCTGACGACCTTGATGGTGTTGGGGACGGTGACGGCGGTCGGGGCTTCGCTGGTGGCGATCGCCCAAATCGACATCAAACGTGCCCTCTCCCACACGACGAGCGCCTATCTGGGTCTGGTGTTTTTGGCAGTAGGGCTACAGCAGCACGATACGGCGCTGCTCCTGCTGTTCACCCACGGAATTGCCAAAGCGCTGCTGTTTATGTGTACTGGCTCGGTGATTCTGACCACCAGCACTCAAGATTTGCGAGAAATGGGGGCGCTGGGGTCGCGGATGCCCGCCACGGCTAGCGCTTTTGTGATTGGGGCGCTGGGGTCTGTGGGGCTGGTGCCGCTGGGATGCTTTTGGGCGATGTATCAGTGGGCGCTGCCGGTGTGGCGGTCTTCGCCGGGTTTGCTGGCGGTGCTGCTGATCGTCAACGGCCTAACGGCTTTTGGGCTAACGCGAGTGTTTGGTCTAGTTTTTTGTGGTGAGGTGAAGCCCAAAACGCGACGCGCTCCTGAAGCACCCTGGCCGATTGCAGTGCCGATGGTATCGGTGGCGATCGCCACGCTGCTGGTGCCCGTTATGCTCCACAACTGGGGGCTGCTGCCCGACTGGAGAGACCTGAATCTGGCGATCGCCGGGGCGCTATTTGCCTCCAGCATCACGGGTTGCGGGCTGGGTGTTTTCTTTTACATCGGATCTCGCCCCCTGCCGCAGCCGGGCGGACTGGGCTGGAAATCGCTCCAGGATTTCCTGGCCCACGATTTTCGGATTGAGCAGCTTTACAAGCTGACGGTGGTGTTTGCTGTGTCCCAAGGTTCGAGGCTTACGGCCTGGTTTGACCGATACGTGGTAGACGGCATGGTGAATCTCCTCGGTGTTGCGTCGCTGATCGGCGGCGAGAGCCTGAAATATACTGTTTCGGGACGTGCTAGACACTATCTGCTAACCGTGTTTGTCGGGGTCATTTTGGGAATTGCCTGGCTGGGCTGGATGTTTTAG